A stretch of the Actinomycetota bacterium genome encodes the following:
- a CDS encoding cytochrome c biogenesis protein CcdA, whose translation MSLGLAADFVESGLASWWAPALAFAAGVVSFASPCVFPLVPGYLSFVSGGVEEGASGKRAVAPIALFIAGFATVFTLLGAFSATFIRLFRSPETIEIFGIDTHVSGQQLLGVVILAFGLLLVFYALRVRFPALYAERRPLLSKVKPGPAWAFPLGVAFGAGWTPCIGPVLGGVLTLSAAQEGGSARGALLLFVYSLGLGLPFLLIGLGIRRLMGALDFVKRNYHWFAGSAGVVMIAIGLLIVTNQWARVLAPVLDDIQGFNPPL comes from the coding sequence GTGAGCCTCGGTCTGGCAGCGGACTTCGTGGAGAGCGGCCTGGCGTCCTGGTGGGCGCCGGCGCTCGCGTTCGCTGCCGGCGTCGTCTCGTTCGCGTCGCCATGCGTGTTCCCACTGGTTCCCGGCTACCTGTCGTTCGTCTCCGGTGGCGTCGAGGAGGGAGCCTCCGGGAAGCGCGCCGTCGCTCCGATCGCGCTGTTCATCGCGGGGTTCGCGACGGTGTTCACCCTGCTCGGGGCCTTCTCGGCGACGTTCATCCGGCTGTTCCGCTCCCCCGAGACGATCGAGATCTTCGGGATCGACACGCACGTGAGCGGCCAGCAGCTGCTGGGCGTGGTGATCCTCGCCTTCGGCCTCCTGCTCGTGTTCTACGCATTGCGGGTGCGCTTCCCGGCGCTGTACGCGGAACGGAGACCGTTGCTGAGCAAGGTGAAACCGGGTCCGGCGTGGGCGTTCCCGCTCGGCGTCGCGTTCGGCGCCGGATGGACACCGTGCATCGGCCCCGTGCTCGGCGGTGTGCTCACGCTCTCCGCCGCCCAAGAGGGAGGGTCGGCCCGCGGGGCGCTGCTGCTGTTCGTGTACTCGCTCGGACTCGGGCTGCCGTTCCTGTTGATCGGTCTGGGGATCCGCCGGCTGATGGGCGCGCTGGACTTCGTGAAGCGCAACTACCACTGGTTCGCGGGCAGCGCCGGCGTCGTGATGATCGCGATCGGGCTGTTGATCGTCACGAACCAGTGGGCTCGGGTGCTCGCTCCCGTGCTCGACGACATCCAGGGGTTCAACCCGCCTCTCTAG
- a CDS encoding Rieske 2Fe-2S domain-containing protein, translating into MIRLAVSSGFIAAIIAVIVIDLFAIFFGLSFMRARRQQRAQTQLAAAGVGGEEAPKAPKPVSRRDFFRRSLLVSLGLFGVQFGAGTIAFLWPNLQGGFGSVINAGNVDDIKSEIGSTEQPFYVGAGRFYVVPYEGTPTGDIDYETDGLAAQGVMPLYQRCVHLGCRVPFCQTSQWFECPCHGSKYNEAGEYKLGPAPRGMDRFAIEIDGSGNVLVDTSVVILGPARGTDTINEPPQGSFCVASG; encoded by the coding sequence GTGATCCGTCTCGCGGTCTCCAGCGGCTTCATCGCGGCGATCATCGCCGTAATCGTGATCGATCTGTTCGCGATCTTCTTCGGTCTCTCGTTCATGCGCGCCCGGCGCCAACAACGAGCCCAGACGCAACTTGCTGCGGCCGGCGTGGGTGGCGAGGAAGCTCCGAAGGCGCCCAAGCCGGTCTCGCGGCGCGACTTCTTCCGGCGCTCGCTGCTGGTTTCGCTGGGCCTGTTCGGGGTCCAGTTCGGAGCGGGAACGATCGCGTTCCTGTGGCCGAACCTCCAGGGCGGGTTCGGATCGGTGATCAATGCCGGCAACGTGGACGACATCAAGAGCGAGATCGGCTCGACCGAGCAGCCGTTCTACGTCGGTGCAGGCCGCTTCTACGTCGTGCCCTACGAGGGAACACCGACGGGCGACATCGACTACGAAACCGACGGGCTCGCGGCGCAGGGTGTCATGCCCCTGTACCAACGCTGCGTCCACCTCGGCTGCCGCGTGCCGTTCTGCCAGACCTCGCAGTGGTTCGAGTGCCCGTGTCACGGGTCGAAGTACAACGAGGCCGGCGAGTACAAGCTCGGCCCCGCACCGCGCGGGATGGACCGGTTCGCGATCGAGATCGACGGTTCGGGGAACGTGCTCGTCGACACGTCCGTGGTGATCCTGGGTCCCGCCCGAGGCACCGACACGATCAACGAGCCCCCGCAGGGCAGCTTCTGCGTGGCTTCGGGCTGA
- the coxB gene encoding cytochrome c oxidase subunit II, whose product MTQVRNKVRRVPRAAWITLGVALVVVVLAACAPDNQQDSLNPKGPYAEKIDTLFQPVFWIAVGVFVLVEGGILAISIKYRHRKNAAAKLPPQVHGNTRLEIGWTILPALVLAVIAVPTVTTIFELAREPADPNTINVSVYGHQWWWEFDYTDPEIGFSDTVPLKTANDLVIPVDTPVYVTLQAEGGLITGDNPDYEVIHSFWVPELAGKQDVIPSRENHVTIQADEPGVYKGQCLEFCGLSHANMRFQVIAMTQEDFDRWVADQRADAVDPATGSPEEQGQQLFDGGLGEQSGGQCIACHTIQGVNSEAGEAALNVAPNLTHFASRDCFAGCMFSRDGDPEAYRADLEEWLRNPLEAKPGSKMPDYNLSEDDIDALTDYLLSLE is encoded by the coding sequence GTGACGCAGGTGCGGAACAAGGTCCGTCGGGTCCCGAGAGCGGCGTGGATCACCCTCGGCGTGGCGCTCGTCGTCGTGGTGCTGGCCGCGTGCGCCCCGGACAACCAGCAGGACTCCCTGAACCCCAAGGGGCCGTACGCCGAGAAGATCGACACGCTGTTCCAGCCCGTGTTCTGGATCGCGGTGGGTGTGTTCGTGCTCGTCGAGGGCGGCATCCTGGCGATCTCGATCAAGTACCGGCATCGCAAGAACGCGGCCGCGAAGCTGCCGCCGCAGGTCCACGGGAACACGAGGCTCGAGATCGGGTGGACGATCCTGCCCGCTCTCGTCCTCGCCGTGATCGCGGTGCCGACCGTGACGACGATCTTCGAGCTAGCCCGCGAGCCCGCCGACCCGAACACGATCAACGTGAGCGTCTACGGCCACCAATGGTGGTGGGAGTTCGACTACACCGACCCCGAGATCGGCTTCAGCGACACCGTGCCGCTGAAGACCGCGAACGATCTCGTGATCCCCGTGGACACGCCCGTGTATGTGACGTTGCAGGCCGAGGGCGGCCTGATCACGGGCGACAACCCCGACTACGAGGTGATCCACTCGTTCTGGGTTCCCGAGCTCGCCGGCAAGCAGGACGTGATCCCCAGCCGGGAGAACCACGTCACAATCCAGGCGGACGAACCCGGCGTCTACAAAGGTCAGTGTCTCGAGTTCTGTGGCCTGTCGCACGCGAACATGCGGTTCCAGGTGATCGCGATGACGCAGGAGGACTTCGACCGGTGGGTCGCCGATCAGCGCGCGGACGCGGTGGATCCCGCGACGGGCTCGCCGGAGGAACAAGGGCAGCAGCTGTTCGACGGCGGTCTCGGAGAGCAGAGCGGCGGGCAGTGCATCGCCTGTCACACGATCCAGGGCGTGAACAGCGAGGCGGGAGAGGCGGCGTTGAACGTCGCGCCGAACCTGACGCACTTCGCGAGCCGCGACTGCTTCGCGGGCTGCATGTTCTCGCGGGACGGCGATCCGGAGGCCTACCGAGCCGATCTCGAGGAATGGCTGCGGAACCCGCTGGAGGCCAAGCCCGGTTCGAAGATGCCGGACTACAACCTCAGCGAGGACGATATCGACGCGTTAACCGACTACCTGCTGTCGTTGGAATGA
- a CDS encoding menaquinol-cytochrome c reductase cytochrome b subunit, producing MAREDTPLDQETFDTTLEAELAKGTDRRVAEGRARSAAVRAYRKAHGEEQPAPAAAAPAAQAPAPTGNGGTPAAQPAAVGAAAPAGAPAGAAVVTEPARVAPAPTGNVPQPKKGVQDKHRLLALVPPEGIQRVEREQGDRINVFPHLLIEEFVAMMVLFAALVIFSTFLNAPLREVANPNLTPNPSKAPWYFLGLQELLRYFHPLVAGITIPTFILVGLAAVPFVDRNPSNKPGDRKIAITLFTVLFVFGATLTIIGSFFRGPGYNWVWPWAQGVFFEL from the coding sequence ATGGCACGCGAAGACACCCCACTCGATCAGGAAACGTTCGACACGACGCTCGAGGCCGAGCTCGCCAAGGGCACGGACCGGCGCGTCGCCGAGGGCCGTGCGCGCTCGGCCGCGGTGCGCGCCTACCGCAAGGCACACGGCGAGGAACAGCCGGCACCGGCCGCTGCCGCTCCGGCGGCGCAGGCGCCGGCCCCCACCGGCAACGGCGGCACGCCCGCCGCGCAACCCGCCGCCGTCGGGGCGGCCGCGCCCGCAGGTGCTCCCGCGGGCGCCGCGGTCGTCACCGAGCCCGCCCGGGTCGCACCCGCGCCGACCGGCAACGTCCCCCAGCCCAAGAAGGGGGTCCAGGACAAGCATCGGCTGCTCGCCCTCGTCCCGCCGGAGGGGATCCAGCGCGTCGAGCGGGAACAGGGCGACCGCATCAACGTGTTCCCCCACCTGCTGATCGAGGAGTTCGTCGCGATGATGGTCCTGTTCGCGGCGCTGGTGATCTTCTCGACCTTCCTCAACGCCCCGCTGCGCGAGGTCGCGAACCCGAACCTCACCCCGAACCCTTCGAAAGCGCCCTGGTACTTCCTCGGCCTGCAGGAGCTCCTGCGCTATTTCCATCCGCTCGTCGCGGGCATCACGATCCCCACGTTCATCCTCGTCGGACTCGCCGCGGTCCCGTTCGTCGACCGCAACCCCAGCAACAAGCCCGGCGACCGCAAGATCGCGATCACGCTGTTCACCGTCCTGTTCGTCTTCGGCGCCACGCTCACGATCATCGGCTCGTTCTTCCGCGGCCCGGGCTACAACTGGGTCTGGCCGTGGGCCCAGGGGGTGTTCTTCGAACTGTGA
- a CDS encoding glutaredoxin family protein, with amino-acid sequence MASPHRVVLYSRPGCHLCDVARDVLLAEQTAAPFTFSEVNVETDDALELAYGIRIPVVEIDGEEAFEIRVDPAELRSLLAGPPSPSP; translated from the coding sequence ATGGCTTCCCCACATCGCGTCGTCCTCTACTCGCGCCCCGGGTGCCATCTGTGCGATGTGGCACGCGACGTCCTGCTGGCCGAGCAGACGGCCGCTCCTTTCACGTTCTCCGAGGTGAACGTCGAGACCGACGACGCGCTGGAGCTCGCCTACGGGATCCGGATCCCGGTCGTGGAGATCGACGGCGAGGAGGCCTTCGAGATCCGGGTGGATCCCGCCGAGCTCCGATCGCTGCTCGCGGGCCCTCCCTCGCCGTCGCCGTGA
- a CDS encoding cytochrome b N-terminal domain-containing protein, which translates to MKLKPPKPLEVMDRVRDTEVWKSMFRPGSLFRKGYKDTSRDRALATMNNVLYHLHPTKMKRHGLKLTYTFCLGGLSFFLFVVLTITGIFLMFFYRPSAGLGAAQAYTDMQNIRTTVFFGDLVRNLHRWGAHLMVFSVTLHMARVFYTGAYKPPREFNWVVGVILLFLTLGLSFTGYLLPWDQLAIWAVTVGTSLAAYSPFIAKQANFLLLGGAVVGPETLLRWYVLHVLALPFVLVLFLSVHFWRIRKDGGISGPL; encoded by the coding sequence GTGAAGCTGAAGCCACCGAAGCCCTTGGAGGTCATGGACCGCGTCCGGGACACCGAGGTGTGGAAGTCGATGTTCCGGCCGGGCTCGTTGTTCCGGAAGGGCTACAAAGACACGTCGCGCGACCGTGCGCTCGCGACGATGAACAACGTCCTGTACCACCTGCATCCCACGAAGATGAAGCGGCACGGACTGAAGCTGACCTACACCTTCTGCCTGGGCGGGTTGTCGTTCTTCCTGTTCGTCGTGCTGACGATCACCGGCATCTTCCTGATGTTCTTCTACCGGCCGTCGGCCGGGCTCGGCGCCGCGCAGGCCTATACCGACATGCAGAACATCCGCACGACGGTGTTCTTCGGCGACCTCGTCCGCAACCTCCACCGATGGGGCGCGCACCTGATGGTCTTTTCGGTGACGCTGCACATGGCGCGCGTGTTCTACACGGGGGCCTACAAGCCGCCGCGTGAGTTCAACTGGGTCGTGGGCGTGATCCTGCTGTTCCTCACGCTGGGCCTGTCGTTCACCGGGTACCTGCTTCCGTGGGACCAGCTCGCGATCTGGGCGGTCACCGTCGGCACCTCGCTCGCGGCCTACTCCCCCTTCATCGCGAAGCAGGCGAACTTCCTGCTGCTCGGCGGGGCGGTGGTGGGCCCCGAAACCCTGTTGCGTTGGTACGTGCTCCATGTGCTGGCGCTGCCGTTCGTGTTGGTGCTGTTCCTCTCGGTCCACTTCTGGCGGATCCGTAAGGACGGCGGGATCTCCGGGCCGCTGTAA
- the ccsB gene encoding c-type cytochrome biogenesis protein CcsB: protein MTTEQWVRISNDTFNVALLGYVGAMVGYFYSLAFRKLTVWRVASTVTWIALAAHAVSIATRGVAADRVPWGNLYEFSSLLAWLVVAAYLVIVEWRHKVRTLGGFALAFSVLTMAIAVSFFYVGPAPLVPALNSYWIRIHVVAVILGSALLALGGGVLTGLYLFQDRRERRRAELAPPPIAGGATDLQSASSDPDAPPDLVSDELASGPVPRRGLLPPAATLDRLAYRTIAFAFPIYTFAVIAGAIWAQEAWGRYWGWDPKETWSFIVWVVYAGYLHARSTAGWRGRRAAVIALIGFGALMVNYYVVNTVIDGLHSYSGV from the coding sequence ATGACGACCGAGCAGTGGGTCCGGATCTCGAACGACACGTTCAACGTCGCGCTGCTGGGCTACGTCGGGGCGATGGTGGGCTACTTCTACTCCCTCGCGTTCCGCAAGCTCACCGTCTGGCGGGTGGCGAGCACGGTCACCTGGATCGCGCTCGCGGCGCACGCGGTCTCGATCGCGACACGCGGGGTGGCCGCCGACCGCGTGCCGTGGGGAAACCTCTACGAGTTCTCGTCGTTGCTCGCGTGGCTCGTCGTTGCGGCGTACCTGGTGATCGTCGAATGGCGTCACAAGGTCCGAACCCTGGGAGGGTTCGCGCTCGCCTTCTCGGTGCTGACGATGGCGATCGCGGTCTCGTTCTTCTACGTCGGGCCGGCGCCCCTGGTCCCGGCGCTCAACTCTTATTGGATCCGGATCCACGTCGTCGCGGTGATCCTCGGCTCCGCGCTGCTCGCGCTGGGCGGAGGCGTGCTCACCGGCCTCTATCTCTTCCAGGACCGGCGGGAGCGCCGGCGCGCCGAGCTCGCGCCGCCGCCGATCGCCGGAGGTGCGACCGACCTTCAGTCGGCCTCGAGCGACCCGGACGCGCCGCCCGACCTCGTGTCGGACGAGCTCGCATCGGGACCGGTCCCGCGACGGGGCCTGCTGCCCCCGGCCGCAACACTCGATCGCCTGGCCTACAGGACGATCGCGTTCGCGTTCCCGATCTACACCTTCGCGGTGATCGCGGGCGCGATCTGGGCGCAGGAGGCGTGGGGTCGCTACTGGGGATGGGACCCGAAGGAGACCTGGTCGTTCATCGTCTGGGTCGTCTACGCCGGGTACCTGCACGCGCGCTCGACCGCGGGCTGGCGGGGGCGGCGCGCGGCCGTGATCGCCCTGATCGGGTTCGGTGCGCTGATGGTGAACTACTACGTCGTGAACACCGTGATCGACGGGTTGCACAGCTACAGCGGGGTGTGA
- a CDS encoding cytochrome c biogenesis protein ResB: MASSAPSTVPTLRRSVAMVWRSLRSMRTALILLLILALAAVAGSFVAQRPNSPLRVAQEFRDHPLRARIFDALGLFDVFGSWWFTLVYTLLLISLGACLIPRTRAMIRNLRARPQPARELDGFRHYAEVPVAGGPDAAADRAQRVLRRRWFRVQRAGDQPAVAADKGLAREAGSLLFHWSFFLVMIGIVLGKGTGFTGFAVITEGQCWVEAEANYDGNLRVGRYFGGDHTGARICVEDFEDTYRTSGIPMDFVTSATLTSGDGQVTTTHDIRLNDPGSVDGLNLYQFAFGWAPEVTVRRGDRVIADGPIQFERDPVPDGVSELAVPWHGALRLPTLDPQEGVQFSLWPSLDAFLAFQETREPNVMMTGARNPVMLYDRYIGDLSSELRPSFSEVDTRGLRPAGGGVIGEGQVVSLETGKALRGKELERAETEGELTMTFGGVRQYTVLQVSRDRGLWVMLAAAILILVGLLPALYTARRKVWVRAEPAAAGSVLKVGGFALQRTSQFSEEFERLVDDLRGGAGDDAAPGSDRAERVGAR; the protein is encoded by the coding sequence ATGGCCTCCTCCGCCCCCTCGACCGTGCCGACGCTGCGCCGATCCGTCGCGATGGTCTGGCGCTCCCTCCGGTCGATGCGCACCGCGCTGATCCTGCTGCTGATCCTCGCGCTCGCGGCGGTGGCCGGCTCGTTCGTCGCTCAGCGCCCGAACTCACCCCTGCGGGTCGCACAGGAGTTCCGCGACCATCCGCTGCGGGCGCGCATCTTCGACGCCCTCGGGCTGTTCGATGTGTTCGGGTCGTGGTGGTTCACGCTCGTCTACACCCTGTTGCTGATCTCGTTGGGTGCGTGCCTGATCCCCCGGACCCGCGCGATGATCCGCAACCTTCGCGCGAGGCCCCAGCCGGCGCGCGAGCTCGATGGGTTCCGTCACTACGCCGAGGTGCCGGTCGCCGGCGGGCCGGACGCGGCCGCTGACCGAGCCCAGAGGGTCCTGCGGCGAAGGTGGTTCCGGGTCCAACGGGCCGGCGATCAACCCGCGGTCGCCGCCGACAAAGGTCTGGCGCGCGAGGCCGGGAGCCTGCTGTTCCATTGGTCGTTCTTCCTGGTGATGATCGGGATCGTGCTCGGTAAGGGGACCGGCTTCACGGGGTTCGCGGTGATCACCGAGGGGCAGTGCTGGGTCGAGGCCGAGGCGAACTACGACGGGAACCTGCGCGTCGGTCGCTACTTCGGCGGCGATCACACCGGCGCCCGGATCTGCGTCGAGGACTTCGAGGACACCTACCGGACGAGTGGGATCCCGATGGACTTCGTCACGAGCGCGACGCTCACGAGCGGCGACGGTCAGGTCACGACGACCCACGACATCCGGCTCAACGACCCCGGCTCGGTCGACGGGTTGAACCTGTACCAGTTCGCGTTCGGATGGGCGCCGGAGGTGACCGTGCGCCGGGGCGACCGCGTGATCGCGGACGGGCCGATCCAGTTCGAGCGCGACCCAGTCCCCGACGGTGTGAGCGAGCTCGCGGTGCCCTGGCACGGTGCGCTCCGGCTGCCCACCCTCGATCCTCAGGAGGGTGTCCAGTTCTCCCTGTGGCCGAGCCTCGATGCGTTCCTCGCCTTCCAGGAGACCCGCGAGCCGAACGTGATGATGACCGGCGCCCGGAACCCAGTGATGCTCTACGACCGCTACATCGGCGACCTGTCGTCGGAGCTGCGGCCTTCGTTCAGCGAGGTCGACACGCGCGGGTTGCGACCGGCCGGTGGCGGGGTGATCGGCGAGGGGCAGGTCGTGTCCCTGGAGACCGGGAAGGCACTACGGGGCAAGGAGCTCGAGCGGGCCGAGACCGAAGGCGAGCTCACGATGACCTTCGGCGGTGTCCGCCAGTACACCGTGCTGCAGGTGAGCCGCGACCGAGGCCTGTGGGTCATGCTCGCGGCGGCTATCCTCATCCTGGTGGGCCTGCTCCCCGCGCTCTACACCGCGCGCCGCAAGGTCTGGGTGCGGGCCGAGCCCGCGGCGGCGGGCAGCGTTCTGAAGGTCGGAGGGTTCGCGCTGCAGCGCACGAGTCAGTTCTCGGAGGAGTTCGAGCGTCTGGTCGACGACCTGCGGGGCGGCGCCGGTGACGATGCGGCCCCGGGGAGCGATCGGGCCGAGCGAGTGGGGGCGAGATGA
- a CDS encoding c-type cytochrome: METMLAITTGQALLLAIGGSVLLLAGVVTLVLRGRRKQTGPDIPTGMRPGPSDADLETPLLQKLQGWGVVLVAFFVVWIPMIWLQEPTQNQSQEEALVTQSIERGSRGVMPFTEENQLGVGCTRCHGPELKGGLPVPGGPDEETGEPTYLQSADLTTVCQRLLVVQIEDVIINGRPPGMPAWSINTDGALTDQQIADLRNYLIEINEETVPEDQNLCTNEELIAEKTAELDEAGTLPLGLPSQPKDA; encoded by the coding sequence ATGGAGACGATGCTCGCGATCACGACCGGACAGGCGCTGCTCCTCGCGATCGGCGGCTCGGTGCTGCTGCTCGCCGGCGTCGTCACGCTCGTCCTCCGCGGCCGGCGCAAGCAGACGGGTCCCGACATCCCGACGGGGATGCGCCCGGGCCCGTCCGATGCCGACCTCGAGACCCCGCTGCTGCAGAAGCTGCAGGGGTGGGGCGTGGTGCTCGTCGCGTTCTTCGTCGTCTGGATCCCGATGATCTGGTTGCAGGAACCGACCCAGAACCAGAGCCAGGAAGAGGCCCTCGTCACCCAATCGATCGAGCGGGGAAGCCGCGGTGTGATGCCGTTCACCGAGGAGAACCAGCTCGGCGTCGGCTGCACGCGGTGTCACGGTCCCGAGCTCAAGGGCGGCCTGCCCGTCCCGGGCGGTCCGGACGAGGAGACGGGCGAACCCACCTATCTTCAGTCGGCCGACCTCACCACCGTGTGCCAGCGATTGCTCGTGGTGCAGATCGAAGACGTCATCATCAACGGGCGGCCGCCCGGGATGCCGGCATGGAGCATCAACACCGACGGCGCCCTGACCGACCAGCAGATCGCCGACCTGCGGAACTACCTGATCGAGATCAACGAGGAAACCGTGCCCGAGGACCAGAACCTCTGCACGAACGAGGAGCTGATCGCCGAGAAGACGGCGGAGCTCGACGAGGCGGGCACCCTCCCCTTGGGGCTGCCGTCCCAGCCGAAGGACGCGTGA
- a CDS encoding 4Fe-4S binding protein, whose protein sequence is MPFTKTEVDIREDYTVEAVDPEWLKQGVKSPKHLMLDPDNCILCRACEDVCPWNCIYMLSPSIVEDAGDDSVDAEVGAATAIFVLDDNACTRCSVCVDRCPTDTLYYARLPEDSAGKREMAAVPTSQRAQA, encoded by the coding sequence ATGCCCTTCACGAAAACCGAGGTCGACATCCGGGAGGACTACACCGTCGAGGCGGTGGATCCCGAGTGGCTGAAGCAGGGGGTCAAGTCGCCCAAGCACCTGATGCTCGACCCCGACAACTGCATCCTGTGTCGTGCGTGCGAAGACGTCTGTCCGTGGAACTGCATCTACATGCTGTCGCCGTCGATCGTCGAGGACGCCGGCGACGACTCGGTCGACGCAGAGGTCGGGGCGGCGACCGCGATCTTCGTCCTCGACGACAACGCCTGCACCCGGTGTTCGGTCTGCGTCGACCGCTGCCCCACCGACACGCTGTACTATGCGCGCCTGCCGGAGGACTCCGCCGGCAAGCGCGAGATGGCCGCCGTGCCGACGTCACAGCGGGCCCAAGCGTGA
- a CDS encoding redox-sensing transcriptional repressor Rex, whose translation MKKGSIPEATVARLPIYLRALVDIAEGGVGTISSEALAEAAGVNSAKVRKDLSHLGSYGTRGVGYDVAYLIHQIRRELGLTQHWPIVIAGIGNLGHALANYKGFSERGFQTVALVDADPEKVGERVAGFAIRHVDELPRIAEELDVSIGVVCTPASAVQEVVDRMIAAGIRSILNFAPVVVNVPAGVSVRKVDLAIELQILAYYEQRKATIAEVKRRGRAVADVTGP comes from the coding sequence GTGAAGAAGGGGTCGATCCCCGAGGCAACGGTCGCGCGGCTGCCGATCTACCTGCGAGCGCTCGTCGACATCGCCGAGGGGGGCGTGGGCACGATCTCCTCCGAGGCGCTCGCTGAGGCGGCGGGGGTGAATTCGGCGAAGGTGCGCAAGGACCTGTCGCATCTCGGCTCGTACGGGACCCGTGGCGTCGGCTACGACGTCGCCTACCTGATCCATCAGATCCGGCGCGAGCTCGGACTGACCCAGCACTGGCCGATCGTGATCGCCGGCATCGGGAACCTCGGCCATGCGCTCGCGAACTACAAGGGGTTCTCCGAGCGCGGGTTCCAGACGGTCGCACTCGTCGATGCGGATCCCGAGAAGGTCGGGGAGCGGGTCGCCGGTTTCGCGATCCGCCACGTCGACGAGCTTCCGCGGATCGCGGAGGAGCTCGACGTCTCGATCGGCGTGGTGTGCACCCCGGCCTCGGCCGTCCAGGAGGTCGTCGACCGGATGATCGCGGCGGGGATCCGCTCGATCCTGAACTTCGCTCCGGTCGTGGTGAACGTCCCCGCGGGCGTGAGCGTGCGGAAGGTCGACCTCGCGATCGAGCTGCAGATCCTGGCGTACTACGAGCAGCGGAAGGCGACGATCGCCGAGGTGAAACGACGCGGGCGAGCGGTCGCCGACGTCACCGGTCCCTGA
- a CDS encoding sigma-70 family RNA polymerase sigma factor, which yields MSDRDERDQRDLELHRGLLDRDERAFEELYRTYGSAAYGLATRVTGQPALGQEVVHDAFLAIWRAPEAFDPSRGSLRTFLLSLVHHRAVDTVRREERLRKRGERAANLEPVHGEDVAEDVVQETFLVGRRTEVREALRTLSPEQEQVLDLAYFGGYTQVRIAEELQIPIGTVKTRTMAAMRKLRAVLAHESDITRG from the coding sequence GTGAGCGACCGGGACGAGCGCGACCAGCGCGATCTGGAGCTGCATCGAGGCTTGCTCGACCGGGACGAGCGCGCCTTCGAGGAGCTGTATCGGACCTACGGCTCGGCCGCCTACGGGCTCGCCACCCGGGTCACCGGCCAGCCGGCACTCGGGCAGGAGGTGGTGCACGACGCGTTCTTGGCGATCTGGCGCGCGCCCGAGGCCTTCGACCCGTCCCGGGGATCGTTGCGGACCTTCCTGCTCTCGCTGGTCCACCACCGGGCGGTGGACACGGTCCGGCGCGAGGAACGCCTGCGCAAACGAGGCGAGCGGGCGGCGAACCTCGAGCCCGTTCATGGCGAAGATGTTGCGGAGGACGTCGTCCAGGAGACCTTCCTCGTCGGCCGCCGCACGGAGGTCCGCGAGGCGCTCCGGACGCTGTCGCCCGAGCAGGAACAGGTGCTGGACCTGGCATACTTCGGCGGCTACACGCAGGTGCGGATCGCCGAAGAGCTGCAGATCCCGATCGGAACCGTGAAGACGAGGACGATGGCGGCGATGCGCAAGCTCCGCGCCGTGCTTGCCCATGAGAGCGACATCACCCGAGGATGA